The proteins below come from a single Xiphophorus hellerii strain 12219 chromosome 14, Xiphophorus_hellerii-4.1, whole genome shotgun sequence genomic window:
- the LOC116733054 gene encoding butyrophilin subfamily 1 member A1-like, whose protein sequence is MKNPAFHYRTNLLLNKLKDGNISQIIYNLRVSDGGRYNCRTLRGKEWQVHAIIVLNVGATSKPELTVVPSTEGGELTLECKAECWFPEPDITFYDDERNEIPAEKPTRGPNSRECFTVTRRAVVQTKINRVTCKVHERKFNQTKNTEIYIPDGWMRSCSNTAIITGIVTFFLTGSMCGIVFLGDKKSCGRGQHSRNGGMKEAVQEKEKAERNGYRYRGTSQEEQSTDDSMISPDGTGPIAQTPSYNVATGQDTSTMKTSQMTVVRRNKTLSLLSNDRPRSMSASPSSLFPPSTIISRANTNESSETLLNEQGTTTTKMWQRLGLSQ, encoded by the exons ATGAAGAATCCAGCCTTCCACTACAGGACAAACCTCCTTTTGAACAAACTGAAGGACGGCAACATCTCTCAGATCATTTACAACCTGAGGGTGTCTGATGGAGGCAGGTACAACTGCAGGACCCTCAGGGGGAAGGAGTGGCAGGTTCACGCGATTATCGTCCTTAATGTGG GTGCCACGTCAAAGCCAGAGCTCACAGTTGTTCCCTCCACTGAGGGTGGAGAACTGACCCTGGAGTGTAAGGCGGAGTGCTGGTTCCCAGAACCTGACATCACGTTTTACGATGACGAAAGGAACGAGATTCCAGCAGAAAAACCAACAAGAGGGCCAAACTCTAGAGAATGTTTTACAGTTACCAGGAGAGCAGTTGTGCAGACTAAAATCAACAG agtGACCTGCAAAGTCCACGAGAGAAAGTTCAATCAGACCAAGAACACAGAGATTTACATCCCAG ATGGCTGGATGAGGTCCTGCTCAAACACGGCAATAATCACAGGAATCGTCACTTTCTTTTTGACAGGGTCAATGTGTGGAATTGTTTTCCTGGGAGACAAAAAATCCTGCG GGAGAGGACAACACTCCAGAAATGGAGGTATGAAAGAAGCTGTTCAAGAGAAGGAAAAGGCAGAGAGGAATGGATACAGATACAGAGGTACCTCACAGGAAGAGCAGTCCACAGATGACTCCATGATCTCGCCAGATGGCACAGGACCAATAGCCCAAACGCCCAGTTACAACGTGGCCACAGGACAGGACACGTCCACCATGAAAACGTCTCAAATGACTGTTGTAAGACGAAACAAAACCCTTAGCTTATTGAGCAACGACAGACCTAGATCCATGTCTGCTTCCCCTTCCTCTCTGTTCCCTCCCAGTACCATAATCTCCCGGGCAAATACCAATGAGAGCTCAGAGACGCTGTTAAATGAACAAGGAACCACAACAACTAAAATGTGGCAAAgactaggcctgtcgcaatgA